The Candidatus Omnitrophota bacterium genome includes a window with the following:
- a CDS encoding ABC transporter ATP-binding protein: MDNAVIDIRNVNKRYGAKDVLKDLTLTVPRGSVFGLLGKNGAGKTTLIKCVLGLLNTQAGQIRVLDDNPRDFQEKTKEQLGYVPQSDRVYPWFKVGQLLEYTGSFYPRWNRGLVDRLVREWELDPRQKVGLLSEGEAQKLSIILSLGHEPELLVFDEPVASLDPAARRQFLKTILEIVSNRECTVFFSTHITSDLERVADRVALLKSGQIDFCGGLDELKDEVKRLRVRAAGPVPKELKINGLLHYEASGNEAILCVRDFSPGTKGYFENAWKAEVRVEDLNLEEIFLELNR, from the coding sequence ATGGATAATGCGGTCATTGATATCCGCAACGTCAATAAACGTTACGGGGCCAAGGACGTGCTCAAGGACCTGACGCTGACTGTGCCCAGGGGATCGGTCTTCGGCCTGCTTGGGAAAAACGGGGCCGGGAAAACAACGCTGATCAAATGCGTCCTGGGCCTTCTCAATACGCAGGCCGGTCAAATCCGGGTGCTTGACGATAACCCCCGGGATTTTCAGGAGAAAACCAAGGAACAGCTCGGTTACGTGCCGCAGTCGGACCGGGTTTATCCCTGGTTCAAGGTCGGGCAGCTTTTGGAATACACGGGGTCGTTTTACCCGCGCTGGAACCGCGGCCTGGTGGACCGGCTGGTCCGCGAATGGGAACTGGATCCCCGGCAGAAGGTCGGGCTTCTCTCCGAGGGGGAAGCGCAGAAACTTTCGATCATATTATCGCTGGGGCATGAGCCGGAGCTCCTGGTGTTTGATGAGCCGGTGGCCAGTTTGGATCCGGCGGCCCGCAGGCAGTTTTTAAAAACCATCCTGGAGATTGTGTCCAACCGGGAATGCACGGTTTTCTTCTCAACGCACATCACATCGGACCTGGAGCGCGTGGCCGACCGCGTGGCCTTGCTGAAAAGCGGGCAGATCGACTTTTGCGGAGGGCTGGACGAGCTCAAAGACGAGGTCAAACGCCTGCGCGTGCGCGCGGCCGGGCCTGTGCCCAAGGAACTGAAGATCAACGGGCTTTTGCATTATGAGGCCAGCGGCAACGAAGCGATCCTGTGCGTCCGGGATTTCAGCCCCGGGACAAAGGGGTATTTCGAGAACGCCTGGAAGGCCGAGGTCCGGGTGGAGGACCTGAATCTGGAAGAGATTTTTCTGGAGCTGAACCGATGA
- a CDS encoding peptidylprolyl isomerase, with the protein MKRFVRSLAVAGFLAGFSAAAQAGDVVIENGKTVQLDYTVRVDGEVVDTSEGKEPMEYVHGGGSIIPGLEKRLTGLKVGDKKTVTVPADEAYGQPNPEAIQEAPKSLFPANVTIEKGMVVPLQTKEGQQVPAIVQEIKGDTVVLDFNHPMAGKQLVFDITVVAIR; encoded by the coding sequence ATGAAACGGTTCGTTCGGAGTCTCGCGGTGGCCGGATTTTTAGCAGGTTTTTCAGCCGCTGCCCAGGCGGGAGACGTTGTGATCGAAAACGGTAAAACGGTCCAACTCGATTATACCGTCAGGGTTGACGGAGAGGTGGTGGACACGTCCGAAGGCAAGGAGCCCATGGAATATGTCCATGGCGGCGGCAGCATCATCCCGGGCCTGGAAAAGCGGCTCACGGGTTTGAAGGTTGGGGACAAGAAGACCGTCACGGTCCCGGCCGACGAAGCCTACGGCCAGCCGAACCCCGAGGCGATCCAGGAAGCCCCGAAATCCTTGTTTCCGGCCAATGTCACGATCGAAAAGGGAATGGTGGTCCCCCTCCAGACAAAAGAAGGCCAGCAAGTCCCGGCGATAGTCCAGGAAATCAAGGGCGACACGGTTGTGCTTGATTTCAATCACCCGATGGCCGGAAAACAGCTGGTTTTTGACATCACCGTCGTTGCGATCCGGTAA
- a CDS encoding DUF2334 domain-containing protein produces the protein MGQEKILIVCLHDIAPLHEGAVCEIYRRVYALIGKKIVSAVVPDWHHGFPLVSYPHFVRRIERHSGEIILHGYSHKNQRHQGAVYFLTGGADEMSALDKGQVQERLRDGQKILERCFSRKARGFVPPAWQSGTLTREILARHGFEYKVGYTAVEYVKKGARPLNTWSWECDRFGALGFMGTIVGKVLSQWRPHGIPTIVFHPNDLKRGFVRKGLGMIRNFLKQGYRPVTFEEMASVFAGKVGLCQDKCISTTPDSTAPMPKTDAPGAVPHESCGTETGHTKIPQAATYGLA, from the coding sequence ATGGGGCAAGAAAAAATTCTTATCGTGTGTCTGCATGATATTGCGCCGTTGCATGAGGGGGCTGTCTGCGAAATATACCGCAGGGTTTATGCGCTCATAGGGAAAAAGATCGTTTCGGCCGTGGTTCCGGACTGGCACCACGGTTTTCCTTTGGTATCCTATCCGCATTTTGTCCGCCGGATCGAGCGTCATTCGGGTGAAATCATTCTGCACGGGTATTCCCACAAAAATCAGCGCCATCAGGGGGCGGTGTATTTCCTGACCGGAGGCGCGGACGAGATGTCGGCGCTGGATAAGGGACAAGTTCAGGAGCGGCTGCGTGATGGGCAGAAGATTCTGGAGAGATGTTTTAGCCGAAAGGCCCGGGGGTTTGTGCCTCCGGCTTGGCAGAGCGGAACGCTCACCCGCGAGATCCTTGCGCGCCACGGGTTTGAGTACAAAGTCGGTTATACAGCCGTGGAGTATGTGAAGAAAGGCGCGCGTCCCCTGAACACCTGGTCCTGGGAGTGCGACCGCTTTGGTGCTTTGGGCTTTATGGGGACCATCGTTGGCAAAGTGTTGTCACAATGGCGGCCCCACGGCATTCCAACGATTGTGTTTCATCCTAATGATCTGAAACGGGGTTTTGTCAGGAAGGGGCTGGGGATGATTCGGAATTTTTTGAAGCAAGGATACCGGCCTGTGACTTTTGAGGAGATGGCATCCGTCTTCGCCGGAAAAGTCGGGCTGTGCCAGGACAAATGCATTTCGACTACGCCGGATTCCACCGCACCCATGCCGAAGACGGATGCCCCCGGCGCAGTCCCGCACGAAAGTTGCGGGACGGAGACGGGGCATACCAAGATACCACAGGCGGCTACATATGGATTGGCTTAA
- a CDS encoding methyltransferase domain-containing protein translates to MDWLKEMGDRILERRARQLWEKFHAYLPASGRVLDVGSATGHMAWTLARKTRLIPVETDVVNMSTKTAGPVIFDGERLPFADKSFDAALVLFVLQFARQPVALLREISRVTTGPVIMMQSGYETGLGRIFLRCRTWAFGSFALRLMKAARMVNRECSDSMVPRRMLTRQACKEFSVQAGFWVEHFIPCPSLTGVSRDLYVLRRAA, encoded by the coding sequence ATGGATTGGCTTAAAGAAATGGGAGACAGGATTCTGGAGCGGCGCGCCCGGCAATTGTGGGAAAAGTTTCACGCCTATCTGCCGGCGTCGGGCCGTGTCCTGGATGTCGGTTCCGCCACCGGTCATATGGCCTGGACGCTCGCCCGGAAAACCCGTTTGATTCCCGTGGAAACGGACGTGGTGAATATGAGCACGAAAACAGCCGGGCCGGTGATTTTTGACGGCGAGCGGCTTCCGTTTGCCGACAAGAGCTTTGACGCCGCGCTGGTCCTGTTCGTCCTTCAGTTTGCCCGGCAGCCGGTCGCGTTATTGCGGGAGATCAGCCGCGTGACTACAGGGCCTGTGATCATGATGCAGTCCGGATATGAGACCGGGCTGGGGAGAATATTCTTGCGGTGCCGCACCTGGGCGTTCGGGTCCTTCGCCCTGCGGCTCATGAAGGCCGCGCGGATGGTGAACCGGGAATGCTCCGATTCCATGGTCCCGCGGCGGATGTTGACCCGGCAGGCCTGCAAGGAGTTTTCGGTGCAGGCCGGATTCTGGGTGGAACATTTTATCCCTTGCCCGTCTTTGACGGGCGTGAGCAGGGATTTGTATGTCCTGAGGAGAGCGGCGTGA
- a CDS encoding GntR family transcriptional regulator: MSASPRYYFQILATSGVPIYRQITDQVKTHAAAGRLTPGAFLPSVRQVAAELEINPMTVSKAYSLLEKEGVLEFVRGQGMRVKISLVPKKNVENREDQIVPLLREVMARAEQLSLSPQRVLELLKDLWKEKKNG, translated from the coding sequence ATGAGCGCCAGCCCTCGATATTATTTTCAAATCCTTGCCACATCAGGTGTCCCGATTTACCGCCAGATCACCGATCAGGTGAAGACCCATGCGGCGGCCGGCCGCCTGACCCCGGGGGCGTTCCTCCCGTCTGTCCGCCAGGTCGCCGCTGAACTGGAAATCAATCCCATGACCGTGTCCAAGGCCTATTCTTTATTAGAGAAAGAAGGCGTGCTGGAATTCGTGCGCGGGCAGGGGATGCGGGTCAAGATATCCCTTGTTCCCAAAAAGAATGTCGAAAACCGGGAGGACCAGATCGTTCCCTTATTAAGAGAAGTCATGGCCAGGGCCGAACAGCTGTCGCTGAGCCCTCAACGGGTGCTGGAGTTGCTCAAGGACCTTTGGAAGGAGAAAAAAAATGGATAA
- the otsB gene encoding trehalose-phosphatase has product MLKAWDSLRPGLAGKRIVVFLDYDGTLVPIAPTPAQARTPARTRNVLRRLAREPGVSVAVVSGRSLKDVRKKVGLDSVTCAGNHGLELRGPGLRFSYPLPKRVSAALLDILRRLNGIRSDIPGIIIENKIYSLSFHYRLVKSADLRRMRERFRKAVSPHVRLGRVVLKSGKKVYEVRPPVSWNKGRIALWFLSRLRKGKSPVLPIYIGDDLTDEDAFRALKGKGITVFVGSPGARRTAAVYYLRSPAEVLKTLKKLTDS; this is encoded by the coding sequence TTGCTGAAAGCCTGGGATTCGCTCCGGCCGGGGCTGGCCGGGAAAAGGATTGTGGTCTTCCTGGATTACGACGGGACCCTCGTGCCGATCGCGCCCACGCCTGCGCAGGCCCGGACACCGGCCCGGACCAGGAATGTGTTGCGCCGGCTGGCGCGGGAACCGGGTGTGAGCGTGGCGGTTGTCAGCGGCCGGTCTTTGAAGGACGTGCGGAAAAAAGTCGGGCTTGACAGCGTGACATGCGCGGGCAATCATGGGTTGGAGCTCCGGGGGCCGGGGCTGCGGTTTTCGTATCCCTTGCCCAAACGCGTGTCAGCGGCGTTGCTGGACATCCTGCGGCGTTTGAACGGTATCCGCAGCGACATCCCGGGCATCATCATCGAAAACAAAATTTATTCTCTGAGTTTTCACTACCGGCTGGTCAAGTCCGCTGACCTTCGCCGGATGCGGGAAAGGTTCCGGAAGGCCGTGTCCCCGCATGTGCGGCTTGGCCGGGTCGTCCTGAAGAGCGGCAAAAAAGTTTATGAGGTGCGGCCTCCGGTGAGCTGGAACAAGGGACGGATCGCCCTCTGGTTTTTGTCCAGGTTACGGAAAGGGAAGAGTCCGGTTCTTCCGATTTATATCGGGGATGACCTAACAGATGAAGACGCCTTCCGCGCCTTGAAAGGCAAAGGGATCACGGTCTTTGTCGGGTCTCCCGGAGCGCGCAGAACCGCGGCAGTCTATTACCTGCGCTCCCCGGCCGAGGTTTTGAAAACTCTGAAGAAACTGACCGACTCATGA
- the waaF gene encoding lipopolysaccharide heptosyltransferase II, whose product MPHPILQKKRFLIINPYGIGDVLFTTPLIRNIKNNIPEALIGYVANRRTAEILQNHPAVNRVFIYDRDEFARLSHESKRLLIGRAREFLSEIRKERFEVVFDLSLNSSMNFLSWLAGIPIRAGYDYKGRSRFLTHRVPLSGYEGRPVAEYYLDLLRTTGMNVRASGLELFLKPEDEQWAENFFRSSGINRKKNVIGIVPGGGASWGREAAYKRWPAEKFASLTERVVRETGSQIIFFGEQREEELCRDVARASGQPAVMACGRTTVSQCAAMFKRCSLVVANDGGPVHIAVASGVKTVSIFGPVDDRVYGPYPRERHAVAVKDIACRPCYRQFRRAECSHVSCLSRLDVEGVFAKVREALTS is encoded by the coding sequence ATGCCGCACCCCATCCTGCAAAAAAAACGGTTTTTGATCATCAATCCTTACGGGATCGGCGACGTTCTGTTCACCACGCCCCTCATCCGCAACATCAAAAATAATATCCCTGAGGCCTTGATCGGTTACGTGGCCAACCGCCGCACCGCGGAAATTCTGCAGAATCATCCCGCGGTCAACCGGGTTTTCATTTATGACCGCGACGAGTTCGCCCGGCTGTCCCACGAATCCAAACGGCTTTTGATCGGCAGGGCGAGGGAGTTCCTCTCGGAGATCCGCAAGGAGCGTTTTGAGGTTGTCTTCGACCTGTCGCTCAACTCTTCGATGAATTTTTTGTCCTGGCTGGCCGGCATTCCCATCCGGGCCGGGTATGATTACAAGGGTCGAAGCCGTTTTTTGACGCACCGCGTCCCCTTGAGCGGTTACGAGGGCCGGCCGGTCGCCGAATATTATCTGGATTTGCTGCGGACAACGGGGATGAACGTCCGCGCTTCAGGGCTGGAACTTTTTCTGAAGCCCGAGGACGAGCAATGGGCGGAGAATTTTTTCCGGTCCAGCGGGATCAACCGTAAAAAAAACGTCATCGGGATCGTCCCCGGCGGCGGGGCCAGCTGGGGCAGGGAAGCCGCTTACAAACGCTGGCCGGCGGAAAAATTTGCCAGCCTCACGGAGCGGGTCGTCCGCGAGACGGGGTCCCAAATCATTTTCTTCGGCGAGCAAAGGGAAGAGGAGCTTTGCCGAGACGTGGCCCGCGCGAGCGGCCAGCCGGCTGTCATGGCCTGCGGCCGCACCACCGTGAGCCAGTGCGCGGCGATGTTCAAGCGGTGTTCCCTGGTCGTGGCCAACGATGGCGGGCCGGTCCATATCGCGGTGGCCAGCGGCGTGAAGACGGTCTCGATTTTCGGCCCGGTGGACGATCGGGTGTACGGCCCGTATCCCCGGGAGCGGCACGCGGTCGCGGTCAAAGACATCGCCTGCCGGCCGTGTTACCGCCAGTTCCGCCGCGCGGAATGTTCTCACGTCAGCTGCCTGTCCAGGCTGGACGTGGAGGGTGTGTTCGCCAAGGTCCGGGAGGCGCTAACCTCGTAG
- a CDS encoding multidrug resistance protein gives MRTFCLMGVFIFCSVAGQVLLRTGARGLAEAGPGPGGNFSWWVSALTNGWILAGLAAWAVSTAAWILVLKDTPLSLAYGLTSLNYVLIPTAAWILLREPLSGLRVLGIIVICAGVAITLYARYLEMGQT, from the coding sequence ATGAGGACATTTTGTTTGATGGGTGTTTTCATTTTCTGTTCCGTGGCAGGACAGGTATTGCTTCGTACGGGCGCCCGGGGGCTGGCGGAAGCCGGCCCGGGGCCTGGAGGTAATTTTTCGTGGTGGGTGTCTGCCCTGACAAACGGGTGGATCCTGGCGGGGTTGGCGGCCTGGGCCGTTTCTACGGCGGCGTGGATTTTGGTCCTGAAGGATACGCCCCTGTCCCTCGCTTATGGGCTGACCAGTTTGAATTATGTTTTGATCCCGACGGCTGCCTGGATTTTGCTGCGTGAACCTTTGTCGGGATTGCGCGTCCTCGGCATCATCGTGATTTGCGCGGGGGTTGCCATCACGTTGTACGCGCGCTACCTGGAGATGGGGCAAACATGA
- a CDS encoding mannose-1-phosphate guanylyltransferase produces the protein MPLPNFYAVILAGGSGTRFWPMSRKLLPKQFLKITGRRSLFQETLARIHPLVKGPQILIVTNKDHAAEIREQAREFKLPSANILLEPEGKNTAPAICWAASRVHRRDPNAVMAVLPSDHLILHPRAFLRQLRKAADLARRGYLVTLGIVPTRPETGYGYLKITPARSAGKTVWRVEKFTEKPSLDVAKKFVRTGRYLWNSGMFIWKCSVILDEFEKSLPKIHAGIFGKSDAQVRRAWKGLAGISIDYGILEKSGNVATVPAQDIGWSDLGSWESLAEVLTKDARNNVLRGDVVEVDCKNSLVFGGKRLVAAVGLENIIIVDTPDALLVCRKDRSQDVREVVSVLQKKKRKEFLRHP, from the coding sequence ATGCCTTTGCCTAATTTTTATGCCGTTATCCTGGCCGGCGGGTCCGGCACGCGGTTTTGGCCCATGAGCCGCAAGCTCCTGCCCAAGCAATTCCTGAAGATCACCGGCCGCAGGTCCCTTTTTCAGGAAACCCTGGCCCGTATCCATCCGCTCGTTAAAGGCCCCCAGATTTTGATCGTCACCAACAAGGACCATGCCGCGGAGATCCGCGAACAGGCGAGGGAATTCAAGCTTCCGTCCGCCAACATCCTGCTGGAACCCGAGGGCAAGAACACGGCCCCGGCCATCTGCTGGGCTGCCAGCCGGGTCCACCGCCGCGATCCCAACGCGGTCATGGCGGTCCTGCCGTCCGATCATCTGATCCTCCATCCCCGGGCATTTCTGCGGCAGTTGCGCAAGGCCGCGGACCTGGCCCGCCGGGGCTACCTGGTCACCCTGGGCATTGTCCCGACCCGGCCGGAGACCGGCTATGGATATTTGAAAATCACGCCGGCACGGTCAGCGGGTAAAACCGTCTGGCGTGTCGAGAAGTTCACGGAAAAACCGTCCTTGGACGTTGCCAAGAAGTTCGTCAGGACAGGGCGGTATTTGTGGAACAGCGGGATGTTCATCTGGAAATGCTCCGTGATTTTGGACGAATTCGAAAAAAGTCTCCCGAAAATCCATGCCGGGATATTCGGCAAGTCCGACGCGCAGGTCCGGCGGGCCTGGAAGGGGCTCGCGGGCATTTCCATTGATTACGGTATTCTGGAAAAATCCGGAAATGTGGCCACGGTCCCGGCCCAGGACATCGGCTGGTCGGACCTGGGCAGCTGGGAATCCCTGGCCGAAGTCCTCACGAAAGATGCCCGGAACAATGTCCTGCGCGGGGATGTCGTGGAGGTCGATTGCAAAAATTCTCTTGTCTTCGGCGGGAAACGTCTGGTCGCGGCCGTGGGACTGGAGAACATCATCATTGTGGATACCCCCGACGCCCTTTTGGTCTGCCGCAAGGACCGCTCCCAGGACGTGCGAGAGGTCGTTTCCGTTCTCCAGAAGAAAAAGCGTAAAGAATTCCTGCGCCATCCCTGA
- a CDS encoding glycoside hydrolase family 15 protein, whose product MKNYDYGIIGNCTSAALIGPDCSIDWLCLPFFDSSSLFARLLDDEKGGHFRISAEDVLEVSQEYISYTPILKTTFKTGHGVFEVRDYMPRFVTGRDEYFCPSEVQRDIHVVSGSPRIIIDLKPMPNYALGGANPVIYKDYVKLTSQGGEYNSFYLYTDLDKPRVIDGRPIELKAGVSYYLLLSYHEKLEPVNIERVYVEYEKTKSYWLGWAHKTKVPETYKDWVIRAAVTLKLLMFQRTGAVIAAPTTSLPEIIGKERNWDYRYCWIRDASMIIDLYARIGHARSSSRYIQFILNRMLLKHDNISAVYGINGEKELVERTLDHLKGYESSRPVRVGNDAYRQRQNDLYGELIETIYSYFVLLRHRGEIYFDEELWTVVRALVNDVLETWQEPDSGIWEKRGEAKHHVHSKLMNWVAMDRAARIAKHVGKTDYAERCLKMAAKIKQDILAHGWNPKVKAFTMSYGSDDLDAANLLMLHYGFLDRTDPMIVSTVEQTCKHLVRNNLVLRYTAEDDFGLPENAFVVCTFWLINALCLTGQEQKAREMFENLLKFANPHKLFSEDIEIATGRLTGNFPQGYSHLALIQTVFLLETDYNWSDVFRGENGRRSL is encoded by the coding sequence ATGAAAAACTACGACTACGGCATCATCGGCAATTGCACCAGCGCGGCCCTGATCGGGCCGGACTGCAGCATCGACTGGCTGTGCCTGCCGTTCTTCGATTCCTCGTCTCTGTTCGCGCGTCTTCTGGACGACGAAAAGGGGGGCCATTTCAGGATTTCCGCCGAGGACGTCCTGGAGGTCAGCCAGGAGTACATTTCCTATACCCCTATCCTCAAGACGACGTTTAAAACCGGACATGGTGTTTTTGAGGTGAGGGATTACATGCCGCGTTTCGTCACGGGCCGCGATGAGTACTTCTGCCCGTCGGAGGTCCAGCGTGACATCCATGTGGTTTCCGGCTCGCCCCGGATTATCATTGACCTCAAACCTATGCCGAATTATGCCCTGGGAGGCGCCAACCCCGTCATTTACAAAGACTATGTCAAGCTCACGTCCCAGGGCGGAGAGTACAACAGCTTTTATCTTTACACCGACTTGGACAAGCCGCGCGTTATTGACGGACGGCCGATTGAGCTGAAAGCCGGGGTGTCGTATTATTTGCTGTTGTCCTATCATGAAAAGCTGGAGCCGGTGAACATCGAAAGGGTTTACGTGGAGTATGAAAAAACCAAGTCCTATTGGCTGGGTTGGGCCCACAAGACCAAAGTGCCGGAGACGTACAAAGACTGGGTGATCCGGGCCGCCGTTACGCTGAAGCTTCTGATGTTCCAGAGGACCGGCGCGGTCATTGCCGCTCCGACCACGTCGCTCCCCGAGATCATCGGCAAGGAACGCAATTGGGACTACCGGTATTGCTGGATCCGCGACGCGTCCATGATCATCGACCTCTACGCCCGGATCGGGCACGCCCGTTCGTCGTCCCGCTATATTCAGTTCATCCTCAACCGGATGCTGCTCAAGCACGACAACATCTCCGCCGTGTACGGCATCAACGGGGAGAAAGAGCTCGTTGAGAGAACGCTCGACCATCTCAAGGGGTATGAGTCTTCCCGGCCGGTGCGGGTCGGCAACGACGCCTACCGGCAGCGGCAAAACGATCTTTACGGCGAGTTGATCGAGACCATTTACAGTTATTTTGTGCTTCTGCGCCACCGCGGGGAGATCTATTTTGACGAAGAACTCTGGACCGTGGTGCGGGCCCTGGTCAATGATGTCCTGGAAACCTGGCAGGAGCCGGACAGCGGCATCTGGGAAAAACGCGGGGAGGCCAAGCATCATGTCCATTCCAAATTGATGAACTGGGTGGCCATGGACCGTGCGGCCAGGATCGCGAAGCATGTCGGCAAGACGGATTACGCCGAGCGCTGCCTGAAGATGGCGGCCAAGATCAAACAGGACATCCTGGCGCATGGCTGGAATCCCAAGGTCAAGGCCTTCACCATGTCCTACGGTTCGGATGACCTGGACGCCGCCAATTTGCTCATGTTGCATTACGGTTTTTTGGACAGGACAGATCCGATGATCGTGAGCACGGTGGAGCAGACATGCAAGCACCTGGTCCGAAACAATCTCGTCCTGCGCTACACGGCCGAGGACGACTTCGGTCTCCCCGAGAACGCCTTTGTCGTCTGCACATTCTGGCTGATCAACGCGTTGTGCCTGACCGGACAGGAGCAAAAGGCCCGGGAGATGTTCGAGAATCTTCTTAAATTCGCCAACCCCCACAAGCTTTTTTCCGAAGACATCGAAATCGCCACCGGCCGTTTGACCGGCAACTTTCCTCAAGGGTATTCGCACCTGGCCCTGATCCAGACCGTTTTTCTGCTCGAGACCGATTACAACTGGAGCGACGTTTTCCGCGGGGAGAACGGGCGGAGGTCATTATAA
- a CDS encoding glycosyltransferase, whose product MKNFKKISVIIPARNEEALIAMTLDAVLVAVEFLAGGMRGDVHLDDTPVEVIVVDNMSVDNTAREVHRYAQRYGVRLMSCLRLKTPCARNEGARNACGEILCFVDADTLVPRDALSRIIRLCGDRPYVAGITRLASLEGGLHAWFWWTFWDYVRRLPLPRAKAMPAFMFCTRRVFDEFGPFDEDVTIGEEWPILAGFYRRYPKDFVYDRRLTALSSSRRMELRRFGYLRTFFKYVWAVLFVQGRRNYSDDIRHPLLKESATHLG is encoded by the coding sequence GTGAAAAACTTTAAGAAAATATCGGTGATCATCCCGGCGCGCAATGAAGAGGCTTTGATCGCGATGACCCTGGATGCTGTCCTGGTCGCGGTGGAATTTCTGGCCGGTGGGATGCGGGGCGATGTTCATCTGGATGACACGCCGGTCGAAGTGATCGTCGTCGATAACATGAGCGTTGACAATACTGCCCGGGAGGTCCACCGGTATGCCCAGCGTTACGGCGTGCGGCTGATGTCCTGTTTGCGGCTGAAAACTCCCTGCGCCCGCAACGAAGGCGCCCGCAATGCTTGCGGGGAAATCCTGTGTTTTGTGGACGCCGATACGCTGGTCCCCAGGGATGCCTTATCCCGGATCATCCGGCTCTGCGGCGACCGACCCTATGTTGCGGGGATCACACGTTTGGCCTCCCTGGAAGGTGGCCTGCACGCGTGGTTTTGGTGGACGTTCTGGGATTATGTCCGGCGACTGCCTTTGCCGAGGGCCAAGGCCATGCCCGCCTTCATGTTCTGCACCCGGCGTGTCTTTGACGAATTCGGCCCCTTCGACGAAGACGTCACGATCGGCGAAGAATGGCCGATCCTGGCGGGTTTTTACCGCCGGTATCCGAAAGACTTTGTCTATGACCGACGCCTGACAGCCCTTTCCTCCAGCCGTCGGATGGAATTGAGACGGTTCGGTTATCTGCGGACATTTTTTAAATACGTCTGGGCTGTTCTCTTTGTCCAGGGAAGAAGGAATTATTCCGATGACATTCGCCATCCCTTGCTGAAGGAGTCCGCAACTCATCTGGGATAA